One Hyla sarda isolate aHylSar1 chromosome 11, aHylSar1.hap1, whole genome shotgun sequence genomic window carries:
- the RACK1 gene encoding receptor of activated protein C kinase 1, which produces MTEQMTLRGTLKGHNGWVTQIATTPQFPDMILSSSRDKTVIMWKLTRDETNYGVPQRALRGHSHFVSDVVISSDGQFALSGSWDGTLRLWDLTTGTTTRRFVGHTKDVLSVAFSADNRQIVSGSRDKTIKLWNTLGVCKYTVQEESHSEWVSCVRFSPNSSNPIIVSCGWDKMVKVWNLANCKLKTNHIGHSGYLNTVTVSPDGSLCASGGKDGQAMLWDLNEGKHLYTLDSGDIINALCFSPNRYWLCAATGPSIKIWDLEGKIIVDELKQEVISTSSKAEPPQCTSLAWSADGQTLFAGYTDNLIRVWQVTIGTR; this is translated from the exons ATGACTGAGCAGATGACCCTTCGGGGGACCCTTAAGGGCCACAATGGCTGGGTTACCCAGATCGCCACCACCCCACAGTTCCCGGACATGATCCTCAGCTCTTCCCGGG ACAAGACTGTCATCATGTGGAAGCTGACACGTGATGAGACCAATTATGGCGTCCCTCAGCGCGCCCTCCGCGGTCACTCCCACTTCGTCAGCGACGTGGTCATCTCCTCCGATGGGCAGTTTGCCCTGTCAGGTTCTTGGGATGGGACCCTGAGGCTGTGGGATCTCACCAC TGGCACAACCACAAGGAGATTTGTGGGTCACACCAAGGACGTCCTCAGTGTGGCTTTCTCCGCCGACAACCGTCAGATCGTGTCAGGTTCCCGAGACAAGACCATCAAGCTGTGGAACACTCTGGGAGTGTGCAAGTACACAGTGCAG GAAGAGTCTCACTCTGAATGGGTTTCTTGCGTCCGCTTCTCACCCAACAGCAGCAATCCAATCATTGTTTCCTGCGGCTGGGATAAGATGGTGAAG GTCTGGAATTTGGCCAACTGCAAACTGAAGACCAACCACATTGGCCACAGTGGCTACCTGAACACTGTCACCGTGTCTCCCGATGGCTCCCTGTGTGCTTCTGGAGGcaag GATGGACAAGCCATGTTGTGGGATCTGAATGAGGGCAAACACTTGTACACCCTGGACAGTGGAGACATCATCAATGCTCTCTGCTTCAGTCCCAACCGCTACTGGCTGTGCGCTGCCACAGGGCCGAGCATCAAGATCTGG GATCTGGAGGGCAAGATCATTGTAGATGAACTGAAGCAGGAGGTGATCAGCACAAGCAGCAAAGCTGAGCCCCCACAGTGCACCTCTCTGGCCTGGTCAGCAGATGGACAG ACTCTCTTCGCCGGATACACAGACAACTTGATCAGAGTTTGGCAAGTGACTATTGGGACCCGCTAA